One genomic window of Campylobacter curvus includes the following:
- the pbpC gene encoding penicillin-binding protein 1C: MKMKKLKILKFALVFLALLFVIFLILDAIFPLNLSALNKSQAKILYDTDGKIIKMQLANDGIWRFHTDDVPEILKQSALLFEDKYFYYHFGVNPLAMMRAAAYNLTHKNRIGASTISMQVARMMEPSERSYTNKIKEIFRALQLEWHFSKDEILNFYFNLAPYGGNIEGVRAAARFYFGRELNELSYAQMALLSTIPKNPNKNRLDKKSDINRLKNRVVKLLYKAGIIDLSAFKRAQNEPFKNTRVKAPYNAPSYADVAFKNGLTKTNLDLEIQNDLLNILNNAMIKLREKNANNAAAVVIDNEKMSVVAFVGSHDERAKDGQNSALNMKRNVGSTLKPFIFSLALDSGLITPKTQLIDTEIFINEYVPRNFSGGFLGIVSAKDALNFSLNIPAVNLNLKLEDNSLYELLDRANLVNESKEFYGASIALGSSEMSLLNLAHLYSIYANGGVLRPLEFAGEFINAQDTNITLISPQSAYLTAKMMSEASRSYLKNVWRYAQDTPTIAFKTGTSYGSRDIYAIGLDKDYTIAVWIGNFNAQKTDKLTGLNDASKIIFDAFKLMAQKRNLHFLTSVDGIIKIPTCVDAFEFEQCKNLQIDEQISGVWLKDKCTNIRGEELDFMYKNGFLSKEELSSSPCLETLKSKKPLFASPYANETILSDSNITKVMLKCYAYLGDEIYLKVDDGEFKNAPSGSENIVSLGIGEHTLSCLDENSNLNEIQIKIRR, from the coding sequence ATGAAAATGAAAAAGCTTAAAATTTTAAAATTCGCCCTCGTTTTTTTAGCGCTTTTATTCGTCATATTTTTGATATTGGACGCCATTTTTCCTCTAAATTTAAGCGCACTAAATAAAAGTCAAGCCAAAATTTTATACGACACAGACGGCAAGATCATCAAGATGCAGCTAGCAAACGACGGTATATGGCGTTTTCACACCGACGATGTGCCCGAAATTTTAAAGCAAAGCGCCCTACTCTTTGAGGATAAATATTTTTACTACCACTTTGGTGTGAATCCTCTCGCGATGATGAGGGCTGCCGCTTACAATCTCACGCACAAAAACCGTATCGGAGCCAGCACTATAAGCATGCAAGTAGCGCGCATGATGGAGCCAAGCGAGCGAAGCTACACGAACAAGATAAAAGAAATTTTCCGTGCGTTGCAGCTAGAGTGGCACTTTAGCAAGGATGAAATTTTAAATTTTTACTTCAACCTGGCCCCATACGGCGGCAACATAGAGGGTGTGCGAGCGGCCGCTAGATTTTACTTCGGGCGGGAGCTAAACGAGCTTAGCTACGCGCAAATGGCGCTTCTTAGCACTATCCCAAAAAATCCGAACAAAAACCGACTCGATAAAAAATCTGACATCAATCGCCTAAAAAACCGCGTCGTAAAGCTGCTTTACAAGGCTGGCATCATCGATCTTAGCGCATTTAAACGCGCTCAAAACGAGCCTTTTAAAAACACTCGTGTAAAAGCACCCTACAACGCTCCTAGCTATGCTGATGTTGCATTTAAAAATGGCCTTACTAAGACTAATTTAGACCTTGAAATCCAAAACGATCTTTTGAATATATTAAACAACGCGATGATAAAGCTGCGCGAAAAGAACGCAAACAACGCCGCTGCAGTCGTGATAGACAACGAAAAAATGAGTGTCGTCGCCTTCGTCGGTTCTCACGATGAGCGCGCCAAAGACGGGCAAAACTCGGCCCTAAACATGAAACGAAACGTCGGCAGCACGCTAAAGCCGTTTATATTTTCACTAGCGCTTGATAGCGGGCTAATAACGCCTAAAACGCAGCTCATAGACACTGAAATTTTCATAAACGAATACGTCCCTAGAAATTTCAGCGGCGGCTTTTTAGGCATAGTGAGTGCCAAAGATGCGCTAAATTTCAGCCTGAATATCCCGGCTGTGAATTTAAACCTAAAGCTCGAGGACAACTCGCTTTATGAGCTTTTAGATAGGGCGAATTTAGTAAATGAGAGCAAGGAATTTTACGGAGCGAGCATAGCGCTTGGAAGTAGTGAGATGAGCCTTTTAAATTTAGCCCATCTTTACAGCATTTACGCAAATGGCGGCGTATTAAGGCCGCTTGAGTTTGCAGGGGAATTTATAAACGCTCAGGACACGAACATCACTCTAATAAGCCCGCAAAGTGCCTATCTGACGGCAAAAATGATGAGCGAGGCATCGCGCTCGTATCTAAAAAACGTATGGCGATATGCCCAAGATACGCCTACCATCGCATTTAAAACTGGCACGAGCTACGGCTCACGCGATATATACGCTATCGGACTTGACAAAGACTACACCATAGCCGTTTGGATAGGGAATTTCAACGCTCAAAAGACCGACAAGCTCACCGGACTAAACGACGCGTCAAAAATCATCTTCGACGCCTTTAAGCTGATGGCTCAAAAGCGAAATTTACACTTTCTAACAAGTGTTGATGGCATCATCAAGATACCTACCTGCGTCGATGCGTTTGAGTTTGAGCAGTGTAAAAATTTACAGATCGACGAGCAAATTTCAGGCGTTTGGCTAAAGGATAAATGCACGAACATAAGGGGCGAGGAGCTTGATTTCATGTATAAAAACGGCTTTTTGAGCAAAGAGGAGCTAAGCTCTAGCCCGTGCCTTGAGACGCTTAAGAGCAAAAAGCCTTTATTTGCCAGCCCTTACGCGAACGAGACTATATTAAGCGATAGTAATATAACCAAAGTTATGCTAAAATGCTACGCATATTTGGGGGATGAGATCTACCTAAAAGTCGATGACGGCGAGTTTAAAAACGCACCTAGCGGTAGTGAGAATATCGTATCTTTAGGGATCGGCGAGCATACTTTAAGCTGTCTTGACGAGAACTCGAATTTAAATGAAATTCAGATAAAAATAAGGAGATAG
- a CDS encoding SPFH domain-containing protein — MAVLSRDDLENRLRTIVQLYARSVISALPAQEIAARTFTLDPNVIGEKASELGIKILNVDFLDITFPKAIQALFARELEANLRAKIELENARTIIATTRALKNATAMIKDDKEMKFLQVMELLQNAVKTGKNTLNVSEMLAE; from the coding sequence ATGGCAGTGCTCAGCAGGGACGATCTTGAAAACAGACTTCGCACGATCGTGCAACTCTACGCCAGAAGCGTGATCTCGGCCTTGCCGGCGCAGGAGATCGCCGCACGCACTTTCACACTCGATCCAAACGTGATAGGCGAAAAAGCAAGTGAGCTGGGGATTAAAATTTTAAACGTAGACTTTTTGGACATCACCTTTCCAAAGGCGATCCAAGCGCTATTTGCACGTGAGCTGGAGGCAAACCTGCGCGCAAAGATCGAGCTGGAAAACGCTCGCACCATAATCGCCACTACGCGCGCACTCAAAAACGCCACCGCAATGATAAAAGACGATAAAGAGATGAAATTTTTACAGGTCATGGAGCTACTGCAAAATGCCGTCAAAACGGGCAAAAATACACTAAATGTGAGCGAGATGTTAGCGGAGTGA
- a CDS encoding SPFH domain-containing protein, which translates to MFTKIEIPPLQFGILYKDNKFYKRLQSGIYRFFDFSRYRVTLLPDVPCEVQVYSQEILSKDNIAFRA; encoded by the coding sequence ATGTTTACTAAAATAGAAATTCCGCCACTACAATTTGGCATATTATATAAAGACAACAAATTTTATAAGCGCCTGCAAAGCGGTATTTATCGGTTTTTTGACTTTAGCCGATACCGCGTCACGCTACTGCCAGACGTCCCGTGCGAAGTGCAAGTCTACTCGCAAGAAATTTTAAGCAAAGATAACATCGCGTTTCGCGCGTAA
- a CDS encoding ATP-dependent helicase, protein MPLSRLNKEQYTAATAPAGHNLIIASAGTGKTSTIVARIAHLLNLGVDAKRILLLTFTNKAAAEMIERLNRYFDKKITAKITAGTFHSVSYSLLKELGKGVVLKQPSELKILLKSLVERRKFHHLSDVKPYGGAYLYDLYSLYQNSVSDVSFADWLKLKSEEQGVYAEIYEDILNEFESEKAKFGYADFNDLLIKMRDELKNGAPLDYDEILIDEYQDTNTLQGSLISAFKTKSLFCVGDFDQSIYAFNGANIEIIGSFKDRFKDANIYALNVNYRSSSSILALANKVIANNPRLYEKHLSVSREGKFKAPTLLVYNELFEQYSAIADIISLSPFPRENIAVIFRNNSSADGIEVALKERGISSKRKGGVSFFESREIKALVDIMGIFINPKDIMAFIHICEYAKGVGSALSKEIFDALVKLGHGNLIEGLLNPDENVSIASIKRHNYQLGLFDDLDEFADVSRFKELKFSDRFLAHPILKMQKLSEGGALFLYEIYNFLKSARRLVRPNSLINEIRDSKIYELIVENLSIKRATLKNGNVDPAIKKEARERIMRKSIVLSELSKNYNDVEKFYNFITLGSNEMREGEGVSLLSVHASKGLEFDQVFIVDLAQNRFPNLKLMSMGGSLEEERRLFYVAVTRARDELYLSYAKFDKIKKITYQPSCFLIEAGMASAGI, encoded by the coding sequence ATGCCACTTTCACGTCTAAATAAAGAACAATACACCGCCGCGACCGCTCCAGCAGGGCACAATCTAATCATCGCCTCCGCAGGCACGGGCAAAACGAGCACCATCGTCGCTCGCATCGCACATTTGTTAAATTTAGGAGTCGATGCCAAGCGAATTTTACTTCTTACATTTACTAACAAGGCCGCAGCCGAGATGATCGAGCGGCTAAATCGCTATTTTGATAAAAAGATCACCGCCAAGATCACTGCCGGCACATTTCACTCGGTCTCTTATAGCCTACTTAAAGAGCTAGGCAAGGGCGTGGTTTTAAAGCAGCCAAGCGAGCTTAAAATTTTACTTAAAAGCCTCGTTGAAAGGCGTAAATTTCATCATCTAAGCGACGTCAAGCCTTACGGCGGGGCATATCTTTACGATCTTTACTCGCTCTATCAAAATAGCGTGAGCGACGTCAGTTTTGCCGATTGGCTAAAGCTAAAGAGCGAAGAGCAGGGCGTTTATGCTGAAATTTACGAGGACATTTTAAACGAATTCGAGAGTGAGAAGGCGAAATTTGGCTACGCGGACTTTAACGACCTTCTTATCAAGATGCGAGACGAGCTAAAAAACGGCGCGCCGCTTGATTACGATGAAATTTTGATCGACGAATATCAAGATACGAATACGCTTCAAGGCAGCCTCATCAGTGCGTTTAAGACAAAAAGTCTATTTTGCGTCGGGGATTTTGATCAAAGCATTTACGCATTTAATGGCGCAAATATCGAGATCATCGGCTCGTTTAAAGATCGCTTTAAAGACGCTAACATCTACGCGCTAAATGTCAATTACCGCAGCAGCTCGAGTATTTTAGCGCTCGCAAACAAGGTCATAGCAAACAACCCGCGCCTTTACGAGAAGCACCTAAGCGTCAGCAGAGAGGGGAAATTTAAAGCCCCGACTCTGCTTGTTTATAACGAGCTTTTCGAGCAATACTCCGCGATTGCCGACATCATCTCGCTCTCACCGTTTCCGCGCGAAAATATCGCCGTCATCTTTCGCAACAACTCCTCGGCAGACGGTATCGAGGTCGCGCTAAAAGAGCGTGGTATCAGCTCAAAGCGAAAAGGCGGCGTGAGCTTTTTTGAGAGTCGCGAGATAAAGGCGCTCGTGGATATCATGGGTATCTTTATAAACCCAAAAGACATCATGGCGTTCATCCATATCTGCGAGTACGCAAAGGGCGTAGGTAGCGCGCTTAGCAAGGAAATTTTCGACGCTTTGGTCAAGCTAGGACACGGAAATTTGATCGAAGGGCTTTTAAATCCGGACGAAAACGTCAGTATCGCCTCGATAAAAAGGCATAATTATCAGCTTGGGTTGTTTGACGATCTTGATGAATTTGCCGATGTTTCGAGGTTTAAAGAGCTGAAATTTAGCGACAGGTTTTTAGCGCATCCGATACTAAAAATGCAAAAATTAAGCGAGGGCGGGGCGCTATTTTTATATGAAATTTACAACTTTTTAAAGAGTGCTAGACGCCTAGTAAGGCCAAATTCACTCATAAACGAGATAAGAGACAGTAAAATTTACGAGCTGATAGTAGAAAATTTAAGCATCAAGCGCGCGACGCTAAAAAACGGGAACGTCGATCCTGCTATAAAGAAGGAGGCTCGCGAACGCATAATGCGAAAATCTATCGTCCTTAGCGAGCTTAGCAAAAACTATAACGATGTCGAGAAATTTTACAACTTCATCACGCTCGGAAGTAACGAGATGAGAGAGGGCGAGGGGGTGAGCCTGCTTAGCGTACATGCGAGCAAGGGGTTAGAGTTCGATCAAGTATTCATCGTCGATCTGGCGCAAAATCGCTTTCCGAATTTAAAGCTCATGAGTATGGGCGGCAGTCTGGAGGAGGAGCGGCGGCTCTTTTACGTCGCGGTGACTAGGGCGCGTGACGAGCTTTATCTAAGCTATGCTAAATTTGACAAGATCAAAAAGATCACCTATCAGCCAAGCTGTTTTTTGATCGAGGCGGGGATGGCTAGTGCAGGAATTTAG
- a CDS encoding efflux RND transporter periplasmic adaptor subunit: protein MKKIIKISILLLIVALALAFVYDKYFKTSGERVEFITQKAVKGSFSKKVDATGEIFATELVDVGAQVGGQIKKLYVKLGDNVKKGDLIAEIDSSTQQNNVDNKEAQLRIYEAQLESAKVALDISKTQYEREKGLFAKNATSKQEFETAKNTYASNEAKLKEIKAQINQTNIELSTAKIDLGYTRIVAPRDGTIVSVQVEEGQTVNSNQTTPTIVNIADLSKVKMKMQIAEGDITKIKVGTPVEYSILSEPNTKFQTEVSSIDPGLTTLSDGSYSSTSSSSSSHSSSSTSSSSAVYYYAQSIVDNKDGILRIGMTTQNTLLVAKIEDAIIIPTIAIKKEGDKSFVYVLKDKQNAVKTQVQTGIRDNLDTQIISGINEGDEIVTSQSTASEIAKMVEKENRGPR from the coding sequence ATGAAAAAAATCATTAAAATTTCTATCCTTTTGCTGATCGTAGCGCTGGCGCTAGCTTTCGTCTACGATAAGTATTTCAAGACTAGCGGCGAAAGGGTGGAGTTTATAACCCAAAAGGCCGTCAAGGGCTCGTTTTCTAAAAAGGTAGACGCCACAGGCGAAATTTTTGCTACCGAGCTCGTAGATGTGGGCGCTCAGGTGGGCGGTCAGATAAAAAAACTATATGTAAAGCTAGGCGATAATGTCAAAAAAGGCGATCTCATAGCCGAGATAGACAGCTCCACGCAGCAAAACAACGTCGACAATAAAGAAGCGCAGCTTAGGATATATGAGGCGCAGCTAGAAAGCGCAAAGGTCGCACTGGATATCTCTAAAACGCAGTATGAGCGCGAAAAGGGACTTTTTGCGAAAAACGCCACCTCAAAGCAAGAATTTGAGACAGCAAAAAATACATACGCTTCAAACGAGGCGAAACTAAAAGAGATAAAAGCGCAGATCAACCAGACAAATATCGAGCTAAGCACCGCTAAGATCGACCTTGGCTACACTCGTATCGTAGCGCCTAGAGACGGCACGATCGTCTCCGTGCAAGTAGAGGAGGGGCAGACCGTAAATTCAAACCAAACGACGCCTACTATCGTAAATATCGCCGATCTAAGCAAGGTAAAAATGAAAATGCAAATCGCCGAGGGCGACATAACAAAGATAAAAGTCGGCACTCCGGTCGAATACTCCATACTCTCCGAGCCAAATACGAAATTTCAAACCGAGGTGAGCTCGATAGATCCGGGGCTCACGACTCTTAGCGACGGCTCGTATTCAAGCACCTCCAGTAGCTCCAGTTCTCATTCAAGTAGCTCCACGAGCTCCAGCTCGGCGGTGTATTATTACGCTCAAAGCATCGTGGATAACAAAGACGGGATTTTACGTATCGGTATGACCACGCAAAACACGCTCCTGGTCGCAAAGATAGAAGACGCGATTATCATACCTACCATAGCTATCAAAAAAGAGGGCGACAAGAGCTTCGTTTATGTGCTAAAAGATAAGCAAAACGCGGTAAAAACGCAAGTACAAACAGGCATAAGAGACAATCTCGACACTCAGATCATCAGCGGCATAAACGAGGGCGATGAGATCGTGACCTCGCAAAGCACGGCAAGCGAGATCGCTAAAATGGTCGAGAAAGAAAATAGAGGCCCAAGGTGA
- a CDS encoding MacB family efflux pump subunit, whose product MIELKNIVKKFKVGDSDIEILHGINLSIKKGEFIAIIGQSGSGKSTLMNILGCLDSPSSGQYLLDGADISNFDSDALAKLRRNKFGFIFQRYNLLATMNALQNVALPSIYAGVDKKNREQRAHEILASLELDDKAQSLPNKLSGGQQQRVSIARALINGGEIILADEPTGALDSKSGLKVMEILVNLHKLGHTIIIVTHDPKIAEYANRVIEIKDGNIISDTTKKDEIFTAKKHDTPQKSAFVYYKDQLIESFKMSISAMLSHKLRSLLTMLGIIIGIAAVISVVALGKGSQEQILAGIRKIGTNTIDIMPGKGFGDMRSGRVKTLVISDAQMLEKQPFLESVTPNTSTSGILTYENISLSASLRGGGSGSFDVNGLKLASGRLYDDDEVASSASVAVIDHTTKISVFPNIDPIGKIILFNKKPLRVIGVLQKDDFTFGDASTLKIYAPYTTVINKITGDKYISSITVRVKESVNAQVAEKNLTELLTIKHGKQDFFTRNSDSIKQTIEETISTMRLLISSIALISLIVGGIGVMNIMLVSVTERTKEIGIKMAIGATQSNILQQFLIEAVLLCLIGGAIGIAFSYVIGYVFNNFLEGFSMIFSNASIIVALVTSMAIGIIFGYMPAKNASKLNPIDALSRE is encoded by the coding sequence GTGATCGAGCTAAAAAATATCGTCAAAAAATTTAAAGTAGGCGATAGCGATATCGAAATTTTGCACGGCATAAATTTAAGCATCAAAAAGGGAGAATTTATCGCTATCATCGGCCAGTCGGGCTCTGGTAAATCGACACTGATGAATATTTTAGGCTGCCTTGATAGTCCAAGTAGTGGGCAGTACCTGCTAGATGGTGCTGATATATCAAATTTCGACTCCGATGCGCTGGCTAAGCTTAGACGCAATAAATTTGGCTTCATCTTTCAAAGATATAACCTACTCGCCACGATGAACGCTCTACAAAATGTCGCGCTTCCAAGCATTTATGCAGGCGTGGATAAAAAAAATAGAGAGCAAAGAGCGCATGAAATTTTAGCCTCGCTCGAGCTTGACGACAAGGCGCAAAGCCTGCCAAATAAACTCTCAGGCGGTCAGCAACAGCGCGTATCTATCGCAAGGGCACTGATAAATGGCGGCGAGATAATCCTAGCCGATGAGCCGACCGGAGCGCTTGATAGCAAGAGCGGTCTAAAAGTGATGGAAATTTTAGTGAATTTACATAAGCTCGGACACACCATAATCATCGTCACACACGATCCGAAGATCGCCGAATACGCAAATCGCGTCATCGAGATAAAAGATGGCAACATCATCAGCGATACGACTAAAAAAGATGAAATTTTTACCGCAAAAAAACACGACACACCGCAAAAAAGCGCTTTTGTCTACTACAAAGATCAGCTCATAGAAAGCTTTAAAATGTCCATCAGTGCGATGCTCTCTCATAAGTTGCGCTCACTGCTTACGATGTTAGGTATCATCATCGGTATCGCAGCCGTCATCAGTGTCGTGGCGCTTGGCAAAGGCTCGCAGGAGCAAATTTTAGCCGGCATCCGCAAAATCGGTACGAATACGATAGACATAATGCCGGGCAAAGGCTTTGGCGATATGCGCTCAGGACGCGTAAAAACGCTAGTCATCAGTGACGCTCAAATGCTAGAGAAACAGCCCTTTTTGGAGTCCGTCACGCCAAATACCAGCACCAGCGGGATACTGACTTATGAAAATATATCGCTAAGTGCGAGCCTAAGGGGCGGGGGCTCTGGTAGCTTTGATGTAAACGGCCTCAAGCTCGCAAGCGGCAGGCTCTATGACGATGACGAGGTCGCATCCTCGGCATCCGTAGCAGTCATCGATCATACGACTAAAATTTCAGTCTTTCCAAATATCGATCCTATCGGCAAGATAATCCTTTTTAACAAAAAGCCGCTTAGAGTGATCGGCGTTTTGCAAAAGGACGACTTTACCTTCGGTGATGCCAGTACGCTTAAAATTTACGCCCCTTACACGACCGTGATAAACAAAATCACCGGCGATAAATACATAAGCTCGATAACGGTGCGCGTAAAAGAGAGCGTAAATGCGCAAGTAGCCGAAAAAAATCTCACCGAGCTTTTAACGATAAAGCACGGAAAGCAAGACTTTTTTACTAGAAATTCAGACAGTATCAAACAAACGATAGAGGAGACGATCTCTACGATGAGACTGCTGATATCCAGTATCGCGCTCATCTCGCTCATTGTGGGTGGTATAGGCGTGATGAATATCATGCTAGTTTCAGTAACTGAGCGCACCAAAGAGATCGGCATCAAAATGGCAATAGGCGCTACGCAGAGCAATATATTGCAGCAGTTTTTGATAGAGGCGGTCCTGCTTTGTTTGATCGGCGGAGCGATCGGCATAGCGTTTTCTTATGTGATCGGCTATGTTTTCAATAACTTTTTAGAGGGCTTTAGCATGATCTTCTCAAATGCCTCCATCATCGTCGCTCTCGTAACATCGATGGCGATAGGCATCATCTTTGGCTATATGCCGGCTAAAAACGCCTCGAAACTAAATCCGATCGACGCACTTTCAAGGGAATAA
- a CDS encoding TolC family protein, giving the protein MRSLSLALVLLLSGCAVKNVNSDYYEILLQSNVKSELNLKEEWWKDYNQTYLNELIELGLKNNIDLAKSAVAINKALAQAGILDANLLPTFSASASAQTSRNIKRNDSWARTYGAGVSLSYELDLWHKLADSADAAVWEANATKFDLAATRLSVINSITDAYFNILYLNESIKFYEISLKNYNELEAITHYKFELGKEEQLSLSQIQSSVLSLKNKIENAEKSLIEAQKTLRILLNVKPDFDLKFSGLSLSDVKNLGVDLDVPIYVVANRPDLQAAIARIEEGLLNVKASQKEFYPSITIGASLKGSADNIGGATSLKFLDGNIAINLPFLNYSKLKSNLKVSEASFEQAKLNYMATLNEALNEIDTYYKAMQKDEVLLDNYSKQVQNYENISEIYKLKYQYGKSELKDYLEASNNEIDAYVNLLGGKYKLLQDEIQIYKAMAGKFSK; this is encoded by the coding sequence ATGAGATCATTAAGCTTAGCGCTAGTTTTACTTTTAAGCGGTTGCGCCGTAAAAAACGTGAATAGCGATTACTATGAAATTTTGCTGCAAAGCAACGTAAAAAGCGAGCTGAATTTAAAAGAAGAGTGGTGGAAAGATTACAACCAAACCTATCTAAACGAGCTGATCGAGCTTGGACTGAAAAACAACATCGACCTAGCAAAATCAGCCGTCGCGATAAATAAAGCCTTAGCACAAGCCGGCATTTTAGACGCAAATTTACTGCCTACCTTCAGTGCTAGCGCCAGCGCACAAACGAGCAGGAACATAAAAAGAAACGACAGCTGGGCGCGCACCTACGGCGCCGGAGTCTCGCTAAGCTACGAGCTCGATCTGTGGCACAAGCTAGCTGATAGCGCAGATGCGGCTGTGTGGGAGGCAAACGCTACGAAATTTGACCTCGCGGCAACGCGCCTAAGCGTGATAAACAGCATAACGGACGCTTATTTTAATATCTTATATCTAAACGAAAGTATAAAATTTTATGAAATTTCTTTAAAAAACTACAACGAGCTTGAGGCGATAACGCACTATAAATTCGAGCTTGGCAAAGAGGAACAACTATCGCTTTCACAGATACAAAGCTCAGTTTTAAGCCTTAAAAACAAGATAGAAAATGCGGAGAAAAGCCTGATTGAGGCGCAAAAAACGCTTAGAATTTTACTAAACGTAAAGCCTGATTTTGATCTAAAATTTAGCGGGCTATCGTTAAGCGATGTCAAAAATTTGGGCGTGGATCTTGACGTACCTATCTACGTCGTGGCAAATCGTCCTGACTTGCAAGCGGCCATAGCCAGGATAGAGGAGGGGCTTTTAAACGTAAAAGCCAGCCAAAAAGAATTTTACCCTAGCATCACGATAGGAGCGAGCCTAAAGGGTAGTGCGGACAATATAGGCGGCGCTACGTCGTTAAAATTTTTAGACGGAAATATCGCTATAAATTTACCATTTTTAAACTATTCGAAGCTAAAATCAAATCTCAAAGTATCAGAAGCAAGCTTCGAGCAAGCGAAACTAAACTATATGGCTACGCTAAATGAAGCGCTAAACGAGATAGATACGTATTATAAAGCGATGCAAAAAGACGAGGTGCTCCTGGATAATTACTCCAAACAGGTGCAAAACTACGAAAATATAAGCGAAATTTACAAGCTAAAATATCAATACGGAAAATCTGAGCTAAAAGACTATCTTGAAGCCAGCAACAACGAGATAGACGCTTATGTGAATTTGCTCGGCGGAAAATATAAACTCTTGCAAGATGAGATACAAATTTATAAAGCCATGGCAGGTAAATTTTCTAAATAA
- a CDS encoding SixA phosphatase family protein, with product MSKIYFIRHAKAVDENKDTPKDFARELSGRGKDDAKFMAARLKFYGVMPDVIFSSDAKRCEQTAKRFADTLKFKEDITLVHKLYDINFEDFLKFVKNIKSKFHEIFIISHNPATTQICEFLSDSSIDNIPTSGIFCIEFDCDLKDISEGCGRVVFFDHPKKHQN from the coding sequence ATGAGCAAAATTTACTTCATAAGGCACGCAAAGGCGGTCGATGAAAACAAAGATACGCCAAAGGATTTCGCACGCGAGCTAAGCGGAAGAGGCAAAGATGATGCTAAATTTATGGCCGCAAGGCTTAAATTTTATGGCGTGATGCCGGATGTTATATTTTCAAGCGACGCAAAAAGATGCGAACAGACCGCAAAACGCTTCGCAGATACGCTTAAATTTAAAGAAGATATCACACTTGTGCATAAGCTTTATGATATAAATTTTGAGGATTTTTTGAAATTTGTGAAAAATATAAAGAGCAAATTTCATGAAATTTTCATCATATCCCATAACCCTGCGACGACGCAAATATGCGAATTCTTAAGCGATTCGTCTATCGATAACATCCCTACAAGCGGTATCTTTTGCATAGAATTTGACTGCGATCTCAAAGACATAAGCGAAGGCTGCGGCAGGGTAGTGTTTTTTGACCATCCCAAAAAACATCAAAATTAA
- a CDS encoding ferritin-like domain-containing protein: protein MSFFDEIWDILNEGDAKAKFLKFEKFYKDFKAFGEQNFTRQTPVLPLTTPSYAKFCDVVSMKELNKKPKSKDKTLNFIHSIAHIEFSAIDIALDACYRFDGLPREFYADWLEVAEDEIRHFLMIEGFLKKQGGRYGDFSVHDGLFVALQKSESSLVKRMALLPRYMEANGLDANAHIIQKLAVQGGSDELIGILNVILNEEISHVKKGDKWFKFACKRENIDPNEYIRIIQELYQNSFKSSRTLNEKDRLQAGFSKDEFELIKSFQKEGEK from the coding sequence ATGAGCTTTTTTGATGAGATTTGGGATATCTTAAATGAGGGCGATGCAAAGGCTAAATTTTTAAAATTTGAGAAATTTTATAAGGATTTTAAGGCCTTTGGCGAGCAAAATTTCACGCGTCAAACGCCAGTGCTACCTCTAACTACGCCAAGCTATGCTAAATTTTGCGATGTCGTCTCGATGAAAGAGCTAAACAAAAAGCCAAAATCAAAAGATAAAACTCTAAATTTTATCCACTCTATCGCTCATATAGAATTTAGCGCCATAGATATCGCGCTTGATGCGTGTTATAGATTTGACGGGCTACCTCGCGAATTTTACGCCGACTGGCTGGAGGTGGCCGAGGATGAGATCAGGCACTTTTTAATGATAGAGGGATTTTTGAAAAAGCAGGGCGGCAGATATGGAGATTTTAGCGTGCATGACGGACTTTTCGTCGCCTTACAAAAGAGTGAGAGTTCGCTCGTAAAACGCATGGCCTTGTTACCAAGATATATGGAAGCAAACGGACTTGACGCCAACGCTCACATCATCCAAAAGCTGGCAGTGCAGGGCGGTAGCGACGAACTCATAGGAATTTTAAACGTAATCTTAAACGAGGAAATTTCACATGTAAAAAAGGGTGACAAGTGGTTTAAATTTGCTTGCAAACGTGAAAACATAGACCCAAACGAATACATCCGCATCATACAAGAGCTCTATCAGAATTCTTTCAAAAGCAGCCGCACGTTAAATGAAAAAGATAGGTTGCAAGCGGGATTTAGTAAGGATGAGTTCGAACTCATCAAAAGTTTTCAAAAAGAGGGCGAAAAATGA